CGATGCCTTCACGCGGATGACGGGGCTGCCGCTGGAGGTTATCGGGCAGCCCAACGCCAGAGCTCTTGCGCTGCGAGCTCATGGCAAGAGGCTGAATCTTGTTCCTGAAGTTAAGGCCGTGATAACCCCGACGGATGCACTGCTTCCTTTGATAAGGCCCAACCAGCCCCAAAATTTCATCCTTGTGGCCCGGCGCGTGACTGAGACAATGGCCGACAAGCTGCGGGAGAACGGGATCCAGTTCATGGATGAAGCCGGAAATGTTTTTGTCAACCGCCCTCCGTTGTATATCTTCATCAAAGGAAACAGGAATCCCGCCCTGAAGAAAGCCCCTGTGATCGGTCGAATTTTCAAGCAAACCGGCATACGAGTGTTGTTTGTCCTTCTCTGCAATCCCGGCCAGGAAAACCTGCCGTATCGGACGATAGCCGCGAAAGCGGAGGTAGCCCTCGGAATGGTGAACTGGGTTATGCAGGAGCTCAAGGAACTGGGTTTCCTGTTAGTAACCGGCAAGGGGAAGGGACGCGAAATCCGGCTCATCAACAAAGAGCGGCTGCTGGAGCGCTGGATAACGGGTTATGCCGAGCAGCTTCGGCCAAAGTTAACGCTTGGACACTATCGGGGAGCGGCAGGGTGGTGGAAGAGCGCGGAGCTGGACCCGGACCGTGCTCATTGGGGGGGCGAAGTGGCCGCCTTGAAGCTTACCGGGCATCTGAATCCGCAGGAAATAACGGTTTATATAGATCAAGACAATCTTGCGGCTTTTCTGATCCCGCACAAATTAAAGAAGGATCCGGCTGGGGATGTGGAATTTCTCCATCGTTTCTGGCGCCCTGATGCCATTCCGCCTAACAAAGATATGGTGCATCCTCTGCTCGTGTATGCCGACCTGATGGCGACTGGAAACCAGCGTAATCTCGAAACCGCCCGGATGATCTATGACCGGCATATCGTACAATTTGTCAGGGAAGCTTGATTCTTCCTTGGTGGAAGTGCTCCAGGTGGTGAACCAAGTCGCCACTACCTTGGGCATCCGCTTTTTCATGGTCGGGGCGATGGCCAGGGACATTGTGCTCGAATACTGTCACGCCATCCGGCCGGCCCGGGGAACGCGCGATCTCGATATCGGCGTAGAGGTGACCGGATGGAATGAGTTCCAACGGCTTTCCGACGCACTTCTTGCTACGGGGAAGTTTGCCGCAGCCCAGGAGCCTCAATCATTCCGGGCAGGTTTGTATCGAGTGGACATTGTGCCGTTCGGTGGGGTCGCCGAAGGCCAGGGGAAGATCAGCTGGCCGCCTGAGCATGAAGTGTTTATGTCCACCATGGGTTTTCAGGAGGCTTATGAATCTGCCATGACCCTGCGATTGAGTGACCAGCCGGTGCTTGACGTAAAGGTGCCGACGATTCCAGGAATGGTGCTGATGAAGGTCATCTCCTGGCATGATCGCTACCCGGAGCGGCCCAAGGACGCCGAGGATCTGCTATTCCTGATGGATCACTACGCTGGAGCGGGGAATGAAGAACGCTTGTTCGAAAAAGAAGATGAGCTTCTGCAGGCGGAGGATTTCGATCTGGTTATGGCCGGTATCAGGCTCCTGGGACGCGATATGGGGGCGATAGGGAGCGATTCAACCGGCGAGGCTGTCGCGTCTATCCTGAAAAATGAAATTGGGGAGCAGCATCGGTACAGGTTGGTTCAAGATATGATCAAAGGGGCAAGGATATTTGATGAGTTCAACGAAACCCTCGAAAAATTGAAGAAGTTAGCACAGGGAGTCAATGAGGGTTTCCATAAAAAAAGATCCGCATAGCTTAACCTAAACATTGCCTAAAAATCGTCTGGGTTGCGGGGGTCTATTTAGTTTGCATTTTGTTTTATAGAATTCCACGGACACCATAGAATGGCACTAGTTTAAGGGTTTCGAGTATTTATTGCGGTGGGGTATTTCCCGGAATTGACTTCTTGGTTTATTTAAGAGCTGATAATTTTTAGGTCTTCGTTTTCGCGCTCGCGGTTCCTGTCGATTTGGTCTGTCAGGCACGATGTCTTTTGCGATTATGAACAGGACCGCTTTGTGTAAACTTTTTTCGATTTTCCGGGTCCGTATTAGCAGGAGCATAGATGGATTTGCTTGTCGCAATATGGCCAAGGCACCTTTGAAGGATAGGCGATCCATTTGGACCTGCATAATTATGCAGCTTTGAAGAAGCAAAGCTCTCATCAGGTTGTAGGCGATAATGTACATGATCAGTTCTTTATGCACCATGTCCGGGGTTTTGCATCGGAGGATGTCCATGCCCATGGTGATTTTAATATCCCGCAAATATAACTCTGCTATCCATCGGCGTCGATAAAGCTGTGCCAGGTCCTCTTTGGGATATTGGCGTTGATCTAAAAGCGTGGTGGCCAAGGTTATCCTCTTTGTTTTAAAGCCCCTGACGGTCACGCTAAAGCTGACTTCCCGGATCAAGAGTTTCTCCGGCACCTTCTCCCATTGGCGTTTTTCGAGCCAGGTCGGGCAAGGCTTCATTTTTATCCAATAAAGCAGCCGATCTTCCTTGCCGAGGGACTTGACGAATTCGAGACCTTTGGTGCGGCGATGATGATTGGCCATGACGCAGTCGACGCGCCTCTGTGACAGGAAATAAAAATCGGCATAGCTGCAAAAAGCGGAATCAGCTAGGACGACGTCTCCCGGTTCGAAAAGGCCCCAAAGATTTTTAAAGAGAATCCGTTCGGCGTCATGCAGCGTGCCTTTTACGAAGCCGATGATCGTGCCGGTCGCCAGGGAAAAGGCCGCGACGAGTTTCATTACCGGGAAGCCGCATCCGGGTTTTTGTCTTTTGGATTGGGGATAGATTTTTTGATTGGCCCTTGTGTCCGGCATAGACAGACCGGTGCCGTCCACGATTTTGACCCGGCGTTGCCGCCATAACAAATCATCCGTGGTTTGGGCCTCAATCTCGTTGGTCAGCCGCCGGTGGATCGATTCGAGACCTTTTTGAGGCAATCGCGCCCGGGCTTTACAAAAGGAGGCGGTGTTGGGCGAGGCGTTCTTTCCCGTTTTCAGGGTCAGCCACAATAAAAATTTCCGGACCACCGTTCGGCAGGAGTGATCGGCCTCCAGAACCTGAGAGAGGAACAACCAGAATGTTTGTGAGGGGGGAAAGAGCCGCATTCTTTTGGGGGTTCCCAATATCTCGGTGAGGTGAGTCCATGGACCCCAAAGGGTCAGGATCTCGTCGACGGTTTTTGTTCTTAGGCGCGTGATCTGATTCTGCAAGAGGCGATATCCGGAGGGCATAAAGAATCTCCTGGCAATGGGGTCTGGTTTATGCTACAAGGTATAATACTTGTAGCATAAACCATGATAATATTCAAACGTAAAATGGACAGACCCTCTCAACAGAATCTGAAAAAACGGTACGCGCAGCTCGCCGATCAGCTAAGTCGCATGGGACGGGTACTACCGGGAACCATCACCGAAAGGACGATCATCGGGCAGGCTTCCAAAAAGCAAATCGATCGGAAGAAATA
This region of Deltaproteobacteria bacterium genomic DNA includes:
- a CDS encoding type IV toxin-antitoxin system AbiEi family antitoxin, producing MRKLENEKGIIQNACDAFTRMTGLPLEVIGQPNARALALRAHGKRLNLVPEVKAVITPTDALLPLIRPNQPQNFILVARRVTETMADKLRENGIQFMDEAGNVFVNRPPLYIFIKGNRNPALKKAPVIGRIFKQTGIRVLFVLLCNPGQENLPYRTIAAKAEVALGMVNWVMQELKELGFLLVTGKGKGREIRLINKERLLERWITGYAEQLRPKLTLGHYRGAAGWWKSAELDPDRAHWGGEVAALKLTGHLNPQEITVYIDQDNLAAFLIPHKLKKDPAGDVEFLHRFWRPDAIPPNKDMVHPLLVYADLMATGNQRNLETARMIYDRHIVQFVREA
- a CDS encoding IS4 family transposase is translated as MPSGYRLLQNQITRLRTKTVDEILTLWGPWTHLTEILGTPKRMRLFPPSQTFWLFLSQVLEADHSCRTVVRKFLLWLTLKTGKNASPNTASFCKARARLPQKGLESIHRRLTNEIEAQTTDDLLWRQRRVKIVDGTGLSMPDTRANQKIYPQSKRQKPGCGFPVMKLVAAFSLATGTIIGFVKGTLHDAERILFKNLWGLFEPGDVVLADSAFCSYADFYFLSQRRVDCVMANHHRRTKGLEFVKSLGKEDRLLYWIKMKPCPTWLEKRQWEKVPEKLLIREVSFSVTVRGFKTKRITLATTLLDQRQYPKEDLAQLYRRRWIAELYLRDIKITMGMDILRCKTPDMVHKELIMYIIAYNLMRALLLQSCIIMQVQMDRLSFKGALAILRQANPSMLLLIRTRKIEKSLHKAVLFIIAKDIVPDRPNRQEPRARKRRPKNYQLLNKPRSQFREIPHRNKYSKPLN
- a CDS encoding nucleotidyl transferase AbiEii/AbiGii toxin family protein, whose product is MTGISYNLSGKLDSSLVEVLQVVNQVATTLGIRFFMVGAMARDIVLEYCHAIRPARGTRDLDIGVEVTGWNEFQRLSDALLATGKFAAAQEPQSFRAGLYRVDIVPFGGVAEGQGKISWPPEHEVFMSTMGFQEAYESAMTLRLSDQPVLDVKVPTIPGMVLMKVISWHDRYPERPKDAEDLLFLMDHYAGAGNEERLFEKEDELLQAEDFDLVMAGIRLLGRDMGAIGSDSTGEAVASILKNEIGEQHRYRLVQDMIKGARIFDEFNETLEKLKKLAQGVNEGFHKKRSA